In Opitutus sp. ER46, the following are encoded in one genomic region:
- a CDS encoding glycosyltransferase family 2 protein, whose translation MSAGRLSIIVPCLNPGPRLQAALASVWAQREPAVELIVIDGGSTDGSLAWLRAHRDRISVLMSEPDGGIYEAMNKGVAAATREWVLFLGADDRLLGETVLGEAMALAERAGAGVMVGEAVYDDGRVYRLRPKANPLARNFVHHQGAFYRRELFAEHGGFDRTLAIAADYEFNLRLWQAGVRFVPLALRIAACGSRGASDSGRWRVYREEIAVRHRYFPAPRCWPWDAASVVRFLRKQLLRRRPRFS comes from the coding sequence ATGTCCGCCGGCCGCCTCAGCATCATCGTGCCCTGCCTGAATCCGGGCCCTCGGCTGCAGGCGGCGCTCGCCAGCGTTTGGGCGCAGCGCGAGCCCGCCGTGGAGCTCATTGTGATCGACGGTGGATCGACGGACGGCTCGCTCGCGTGGCTGCGGGCGCATCGCGACCGGATTTCGGTCCTGATGTCGGAGCCGGACGGCGGCATTTATGAGGCGATGAACAAGGGCGTCGCGGCGGCAACGCGGGAGTGGGTGCTCTTCCTTGGCGCCGACGATCGCCTGCTCGGCGAGACCGTGCTCGGCGAGGCCATGGCGTTGGCCGAGCGGGCCGGCGCGGGCGTGATGGTCGGCGAAGCCGTTTACGACGACGGCCGCGTCTATCGTCTGCGGCCGAAGGCAAACCCACTCGCGCGCAACTTCGTCCACCACCAGGGCGCGTTTTACCGCCGGGAGTTGTTCGCGGAGCATGGCGGCTTCGATCGTACCCTGGCGATCGCCGCGGACTACGAGTTCAACCTCCGGCTCTGGCAGGCCGGCGTGCGCTTCGTGCCCTTGGCCCTGCGCATTGCCGCGTGCGGCTCGCGCGGCGCCAGCGACAGCGGCCGCTGGCGCGTCTACCGCGAGGAAATCGCCGTCCGCCACCGCTACTTCCCCGCCCCGCGCTGCTGGCCCTGGGACGCCGCCTCCGTCGTCCGCTTTCTGCGGAAGCAGCTGCTGCGACGGCGACCACGTTTCTCATGA
- a CDS encoding glycosyltransferase family 2 protein, translating into MSTPELPLLSIIIVAYKSRDEIGGCLASLPRTMAGRPVETIVVDNSPGDGAGDLVRARFPEVVYLPAPENLGFGRANNRGYASARGEYVLFLNPDTIASADALTACVGRLQADAGIGLVSPRLVQSDGTMDLACRRSIPTLWDGWCRATGLAARFPRVPLFAGYNLTHLPDEGTYEVGAINGAFMLAPRRVLAALAPDGVVFDERFFMYGDDLDLCIRVVRAGFRIVYDGRVTVVHLKGLSVAKDYDAMSRAIFDANRDVYMKHFGTSAWARTKYRIAFALWKWVALLRARLRGHRRVRPV; encoded by the coding sequence GTGTCCACGCCGGAGTTGCCACTGCTTTCGATCATCATCGTCGCGTACAAGTCCCGCGATGAGATCGGCGGCTGTCTCGCGTCGCTGCCGCGAACGATGGCGGGTCGGCCCGTGGAGACGATCGTCGTGGACAACTCCCCGGGCGATGGCGCGGGTGATCTGGTGCGCGCACGCTTTCCGGAGGTCGTCTACCTGCCCGCGCCGGAGAACCTCGGCTTTGGCCGCGCCAACAACCGTGGGTACGCCTCCGCCCGGGGCGAATACGTGCTGTTCCTGAACCCCGACACGATCGCTTCCGCGGACGCGCTCACCGCCTGTGTCGGCCGCCTGCAGGCCGACGCGGGCATCGGCCTGGTTTCACCGCGACTGGTGCAAAGCGACGGGACGATGGACCTCGCCTGCCGCCGCTCGATTCCGACGCTCTGGGACGGCTGGTGTCGCGCGACGGGGCTCGCCGCGCGCTTCCCGCGTGTGCCGCTCTTTGCGGGCTACAACCTCACGCATCTCCCCGACGAGGGTACCTACGAGGTCGGAGCGATCAACGGGGCCTTCATGCTCGCCCCCCGCCGAGTGCTGGCGGCGCTCGCGCCGGACGGGGTGGTTTTCGACGAACGCTTCTTCATGTACGGCGACGACCTCGACCTCTGCATCCGCGTCGTCCGCGCGGGCTTTCGGATCGTGTATGACGGGCGCGTGACTGTCGTGCACCTGAAGGGGCTGAGTGTCGCGAAGGACTACGACGCGATGTCGCGGGCCATTTTCGATGCGAACCGCGACGTGTACATGAAGCACTTCGGCACGTCGGCGTGGGCGCGAACGAAGTATCGGATCGCCTTCGCGCTCTGGAAGTGGGTGGCACTCCTGCGCGCGCGGCTTCGGGGCCACCGCCGCGTCCGGCCGGTCTAG
- a CDS encoding methyltransferase, TIGR04325 family, whose protein sequence is MSMRRVAKYLLPSGIRRWLRTTFGWRWLRGEYPDWATAARKAGELGGGAPVERVVQAARAVRAGTGAWDRDGEVFTEPAVHAPLLDALGRIASAGQGLTLVDFGGGLGSTWWQHRRELSELGPIDWRIVELPALVAAGRREFSDATLSFHDSLAAATARGRVNVLLLSSVLQYLESPQAFLRDPALDGFSDIILDRVALAADARTRIVVQHTPPSLGGGASPCWLFGRTGFEALLTPTWSIVSQWRVDFDELDGTASYAGWWLRRRESQKADAPARSLTPRP, encoded by the coding sequence ATGAGCATGCGGCGAGTTGCGAAATACCTGCTCCCCAGCGGAATTCGCCGCTGGTTGCGCACGACCTTTGGCTGGCGCTGGCTGCGCGGCGAATACCCCGACTGGGCCACCGCCGCTCGAAAGGCCGGTGAGCTGGGCGGAGGCGCCCCGGTCGAGCGTGTCGTGCAGGCGGCGCGCGCGGTGCGCGCGGGCACCGGCGCATGGGATCGGGACGGGGAGGTGTTTACAGAGCCGGCGGTGCACGCGCCGCTGCTCGATGCGCTTGGTCGGATTGCGAGCGCTGGACAAGGCCTGACGCTGGTGGACTTTGGCGGGGGCTTGGGCAGCACCTGGTGGCAGCACCGCCGAGAGCTCTCCGAGCTTGGACCGATTGACTGGCGAATCGTGGAGTTGCCGGCGCTCGTTGCGGCGGGGCGGCGGGAGTTCTCTGACGCGACGCTTTCGTTTCACGATTCGCTCGCCGCCGCCACCGCTCGCGGCCGCGTGAACGTGCTCCTCCTCTCGAGTGTGCTGCAATACCTGGAATCCCCGCAGGCGTTCCTGCGCGATCCTGCGCTCGACGGGTTCTCCGATATCATCCTCGACCGAGTAGCCTTGGCGGCGGATGCTCGCACTCGGATCGTGGTGCAACACACGCCACCATCGCTCGGTGGGGGGGCGAGCCCCTGTTGGCTCTTTGGTCGTACGGGATTTGAGGCGCTTCTGACGCCGACCTGGTCGATCGTCTCGCAGTGGCGCGTGGACTTCGACGAGCTCGACGGGACGGCGAGTTACGCTGGATGGTGGCTGCGCCGACGCGAAAGCCAGAAGGCAGACGCGCCGGCACGGAGCCTGACGCCACGACCGTGA